The following coding sequences lie in one Klebsiella huaxiensis genomic window:
- a CDS encoding peptidoglycan glycosyltransferase FtsI, giving the protein MKAAPKTPKAKRQEEQANFVSWRFALLCGCILLALGFLLGRVAWLQVISPDMLVRQGDMRSLRVQEVSTARGMITDRSGRPLAVSVPVKAIWADPKELHDAGGVTLDNRWKALADALNMPLDQLASRINTNPRMRFIYLARQVNPDMADYIRKLKLPGIHLREESRRYYPSGEVTAHLIGFTNVDSQGIEGVEKSFDKWLTGQPGERVVRKDRYGRVIEDISSTDSQAAHNLALSIDERLQALVYRELNNAVAFNKAESGTAVLVDVNTGEVLAMANSPSYNPNNFAGTAKDTMRNRAITDVFEPGSTVKPMVVMTALQRGIVNENTVLNTIPYRINGHEIKDVARYSELTLTGVLQKSSNVGVSKLALAMPSSALVDTYSRFGLGKATNLGLVGERSGLYPQKQRWSDIERATFSFGYGLMVTPLQLARVYATIGSYGIYRPLSITKVDPPVPGERVFPESLVRTVVHMMESVALPGGGGVKAAIKGYRIAIKTGTAKKVGPDGRYINKYIAYTAGVAPASHPRFALVVVINDPQAGKYYGGAVSAPVFGAIMGGVLRTMNIEPDALATAEKSELVINQGEGTGGRS; this is encoded by the coding sequence ATGAAAGCAGCGCCGAAAACGCCAAAAGCAAAACGTCAGGAAGAACAGGCCAACTTTGTCAGTTGGCGTTTTGCGTTGTTATGCGGCTGTATTCTGCTGGCGCTGGGCTTCCTGCTGGGCCGCGTGGCCTGGCTGCAGGTGATTAGTCCGGATATGCTGGTACGTCAGGGCGATATGCGCTCTCTGCGCGTACAGGAAGTTTCCACCGCGCGTGGGATGATTACCGACCGCTCTGGTCGCCCGCTGGCAGTGAGCGTGCCGGTAAAAGCGATTTGGGCTGACCCGAAAGAGCTACACGATGCTGGCGGTGTCACGCTGGATAATCGTTGGAAAGCGCTGGCCGATGCGTTGAATATGCCGCTGGATCAGCTGGCATCGCGTATTAATACCAACCCGCGAATGCGTTTCATCTATCTGGCGCGTCAGGTTAACCCTGATATGGCCGATTACATCCGCAAGCTGAAGCTACCGGGGATTCATTTGCGTGAAGAGTCGCGCCGTTACTACCCGTCAGGAGAAGTAACCGCTCACCTTATTGGCTTCACCAACGTGGATAGCCAGGGGATTGAGGGCGTCGAGAAGAGTTTCGATAAGTGGCTTACCGGCCAGCCTGGCGAACGTGTCGTGCGTAAAGACCGCTATGGCCGCGTGATTGAAGACATTTCTTCCACCGACAGCCAGGCGGCGCATAATCTTGCGCTGAGCATCGACGAACGCCTGCAGGCGCTGGTCTATCGTGAACTGAACAACGCGGTGGCCTTTAACAAAGCGGAGTCAGGTACTGCGGTTCTGGTCGATGTTAACACCGGCGAAGTGCTGGCGATGGCCAACAGCCCCTCTTACAACCCGAATAATTTCGCCGGTACCGCCAAAGATACGATGCGTAACCGCGCCATCACCGACGTGTTTGAACCTGGTTCAACGGTGAAGCCGATGGTAGTAATGACGGCGCTCCAGCGCGGTATCGTTAATGAAAATACCGTGCTGAATACCATTCCATACCGAATTAACGGCCACGAGATTAAAGACGTGGCGCGCTATAGCGAATTGACCCTGACCGGGGTACTACAGAAGTCGAGTAACGTCGGTGTTTCCAAGCTGGCGTTAGCGATGCCGTCCTCAGCGTTAGTAGATACTTACTCACGTTTTGGACTTGGAAAAGCGACCAATTTGGGGTTGGTCGGAGAACGCAGTGGCTTATATCCTCAAAAACAACGGTGGTCTGACATAGAGAGGGCCACCTTTTCTTTCGGCTATGGGCTAATGGTAACGCCGTTACAGTTAGCGCGAGTCTACGCAACGATTGGCAGCTATGGCATCTATCGCCCGCTGTCGATTACCAAAGTTGATCCACCGGTTCCGGGTGAGCGCGTTTTCCCGGAATCACTCGTTCGTACTGTTGTTCACATGATGGAAAGCGTGGCGCTGCCCGGCGGCGGCGGCGTGAAGGCGGCGATCAAAGGCTATCGCATCGCCATTAAAACCGGTACGGCGAAGAAAGTAGGACCGGATGGTCGCTACATCAACAAATATATTGCTTACACCGCAGGCGTTGCGCCCGCCAGCCATCCGCGTTTCGCGCTGGTGGTGGTGATCAACGACCCGCAGGCGGGTAAATACTACGGCGGCGCCGTTTCCGCGCCGGTCTTCGGTGCCATCATGGGCGGCGTACTGCGTACCATGAACATCGAGCCGGATGCGCTGGCAACGGCTGAGAAAAGTGAATTAGTCATTAATCAAGGCGAGGGAACAGGTGGCAGATCGTAA
- the murF gene encoding UDP-N-acetylmuramoyl-tripeptide--D-alanyl-D-alanine ligase, whose translation MIRLTLSQLADVTRGELRGSDVAVDDITSDTRKITAGCLFVALKGERFDAHDFAEQAKAAGAGALLVSHQLACDLPQVVVKDTRLAFGELAAWVRQQVPARVVALTGSSGKTSVKEMTAAILSQCGNTLYTAGNLNNDIGVPMTLLRLTKEHDYAVIELGANHQGEIAWTVSLTRPEAALVNNLAAAHLEGFGSLEGVAKAKGEIYTGLPVNGIAIMNADNNDWLNWQSVIGERKTWRFSPNAANSDFTATNVHVTSHGTEFTLQTPTGSVDVLLPLPGRHNIANALAAAALSMAVGATHEAIKAGLRDLKAVPGRLFPIQLTDSQLLLDDSYNANVGSMTAAVQVLSEMPGYRVLVVGDMAELGAESETCHRQVGEAAKAAGLDCVLSVGTLSSDISSASGVGEHFSEKAALLARLRELIAEHKIMTILVKGSRSAAMEVVVRALQENGTC comes from the coding sequence ATGATTCGCTTGACTCTCAGCCAGCTTGCCGACGTGACGCGCGGTGAACTGCGCGGTAGCGATGTGGCGGTTGATGACATTACTTCAGATACCCGCAAGATCACAGCAGGCTGCCTGTTCGTGGCACTGAAAGGCGAGCGCTTTGATGCGCATGATTTTGCCGAGCAGGCAAAAGCCGCAGGTGCCGGCGCATTGTTAGTCAGTCATCAGCTGGCGTGTGATTTGCCGCAGGTGGTGGTGAAGGATACGCGTCTGGCCTTTGGTGAACTGGCCGCGTGGGTGCGCCAGCAGGTTCCGGCGCGAGTTGTTGCACTGACTGGTTCTTCCGGGAAAACCTCGGTCAAAGAGATGACCGCCGCGATTCTCAGCCAGTGTGGTAACACGCTGTATACCGCAGGCAATCTGAATAACGATATCGGCGTCCCGATGACGCTGCTGCGCCTGACCAAAGAACATGATTACGCGGTTATCGAATTAGGTGCTAATCACCAGGGCGAAATAGCCTGGACCGTCAGCCTGACGCGCCCTGAAGCCGCGTTAGTCAACAATCTTGCTGCCGCGCATCTTGAAGGTTTTGGTTCGCTGGAAGGTGTTGCCAAAGCCAAGGGCGAAATTTATACCGGTCTGCCGGTCAATGGCATTGCCATTATGAACGCCGATAACAATGACTGGCTGAACTGGCAAAGCGTGATTGGCGAACGTAAAACGTGGCGCTTTTCGCCGAATGCCGCTAATAGCGATTTTACGGCGACTAACGTTCATGTGACCTCGCACGGTACTGAATTTACCCTGCAAACCCCAACGGGCAGCGTTGATGTACTGCTGCCGTTGCCAGGGCGTCACAACATCGCTAATGCGCTGGCCGCCGCTGCGCTGTCAATGGCGGTTGGTGCAACTCATGAGGCGATTAAAGCCGGGTTGCGGGATCTGAAGGCGGTACCGGGGCGTCTGTTCCCGATCCAGCTGACCGACAGCCAACTCCTGCTGGACGATTCATACAACGCAAACGTCGGCTCGATGACCGCGGCGGTGCAGGTTTTATCTGAGATGCCGGGCTATCGGGTGCTGGTTGTCGGCGATATGGCCGAGCTCGGCGCAGAAAGCGAGACGTGCCATCGTCAGGTGGGCGAGGCGGCGAAAGCGGCTGGTCTCGATTGCGTGTTGAGCGTCGGAACGTTGAGTTCAGATATCAGCAGTGCCAGCGGTGTTGGCGAACATTTTAGCGAGAAGGCCGCGCTGTTAGCTCGTCTGCGCGAGCTTATTGCAGAACACAAAATTATGACCATTTTAGTGAAGGGTTCACGTAGTGCCGCCATGGAAGTGGTAGTACGCGCATTACAGGAGAACGGAACATGTTAG
- the ftsL gene encoding cell division protein FtsL: protein MIGRVTEALSKVKGSIGSNERHALPGVIGDDLLRFGKLPLCLFICIIVTAITVVTTAHHTRLLTAQREQLVLERDALDIEWRNLILEENALGDHSRVERIATEKLQMQHVDPSQENIVVQK from the coding sequence ATGATCGGCAGAGTGACAGAAGCCCTAAGCAAGGTTAAAGGGTCGATTGGAAGCAACGAGCGCCATGCTTTGCCTGGCGTGATCGGAGACGACCTTCTGCGGTTTGGGAAGCTGCCACTCTGTCTGTTCATTTGCATCATTGTTACGGCGATTACGGTGGTGACAACGGCGCACCATACTCGCCTGTTAACGGCACAGCGTGAACAACTGGTTCTGGAACGTGACGCGCTGGATATTGAATGGCGCAACCTGATCCTTGAAGAGAACGCCTTGGGCGATCACAGTCGGGTTGAGCGGATCGCGACGGAGAAGTTGCAGATGCAACACGTTGATCCATCACAAGAAAATATCGTTGTACAGAAATAA
- the ftsW gene encoding cell division protein FtsW produces the protein MRLSLPRLKMPRLRLPGMFIFTWLFAAMKGWVMGSRQKDSDSLVMYDRMLLWLTFGLAAIGFIMVTSASMPVGQRLANDPFLFAKRDGLYILLALGLAMVTLRLPMEFWQRHSTAMLIASIVMLLIVLVAGSSVNGASRWIALGPLRIQPAEFTKLSLFCYIANYLVRKGDEVRNNLRGFLKPMGVIFVLAILLLAQPDLGTVVVLFVTTLAMLFLAGAKLWQFIAIIGMGISAVVLLILAEPYRIRRVTSFWNPWEDPFGSGYQLTQSLMAFGRGEMWGQGLGNSVQKLEYLPEAHTDFIFAIIGEELGYIGVVLALLMVFFVAFRAMSIGRKALEIDHRFSGFLACAIGIWFSFQALVNVGAAAGMLPTKGLTLPLISYGGSSLLIMSTAIMLLLRVDYETRLEKAQAFTRGVR, from the coding sequence ATGCGTTTATCACTCCCGCGCCTGAAAATGCCACGGCTGAGACTGCCGGGAATGTTTATTTTCACCTGGCTGTTCGCTGCGATGAAAGGCTGGGTGATGGGGTCGCGACAGAAAGATAGCGATAGCCTGGTGATGTATGACCGGATGCTGCTGTGGTTGACCTTTGGCCTGGCCGCTATCGGTTTCATCATGGTGACCTCGGCTTCAATGCCGGTGGGGCAGCGCCTGGCTAACGATCCGTTTTTGTTCGCCAAGCGTGATGGTTTATACATTTTGCTGGCGTTAGGGCTGGCGATGGTGACGCTGCGCCTGCCGATGGAGTTCTGGCAGCGCCATAGTACCGCGATGCTGATTGCTTCTATCGTGATGCTGCTGATCGTTCTTGTCGCCGGTAGCTCGGTTAACGGGGCATCGCGCTGGATTGCGCTGGGGCCGCTGCGTATTCAGCCTGCTGAGTTTACCAAGCTGTCGCTGTTCTGTTATATCGCCAACTACCTGGTGCGTAAAGGCGATGAAGTGCGTAACAACCTCCGCGGCTTCCTGAAGCCAATGGGCGTGATTTTCGTGCTGGCGATTTTGCTGCTGGCACAGCCTGACCTCGGTACCGTCGTTGTGCTGTTTGTGACCACTCTGGCTATGCTGTTCCTGGCGGGAGCCAAGCTGTGGCAGTTTATCGCGATTATCGGGATGGGGATTTCGGCAGTTGTGCTGCTGATTCTCGCCGAACCGTATCGTATTCGCCGCGTAACCTCTTTCTGGAACCCGTGGGAAGATCCGTTCGGTAGCGGCTACCAGCTAACCCAGTCGCTGATGGCCTTTGGTCGTGGCGAAATGTGGGGGCAGGGCCTGGGTAACTCGGTACAGAAACTGGAATATTTGCCCGAGGCTCATACCGATTTCATCTTCGCCATTATCGGCGAGGAACTCGGTTATATCGGTGTGGTACTTGCGCTTTTAATGGTATTCTTCGTCGCTTTTCGCGCCATGTCCATTGGTCGCAAAGCGCTTGAGATTGATCACCGTTTCTCTGGTTTTCTGGCCTGTGCCATTGGGATCTGGTTTAGCTTCCAGGCGCTGGTTAACGTCGGCGCGGCGGCAGGTATGCTGCCAACCAAAGGTTTGACGCTACCGCTGATTAGTTACGGTGGTTCCAGTTTGCTTATTATGTCGACGGCCATCATGTTGCTGTTACGAGTTGATTACGAAACGCGTCTGGAAAAAGCCCAGGCGTTTACACGGGGTGTTCGAT
- the murD gene encoding UDP-N-acetylmuramoyl-L-alanine--D-glutamate ligase, producing the protein MADYQGKKVVIIGLGMTGLSCVDFFMARGVTPRVMDTRVAPAGLDKLPEAVERYVGGLNDDWLLTADLIVASPGIALAHPSLSAAADAGVEIVGDIELFCREAQAPIVAITGSNGKSTVTSLVGDMAKAAGLNVGVGGNIGLPALMLLDPERELYVLELSSFQLETTSSLRAVAATILNVTEDHMDRYPLGLQQYRAAKLRIYENAQACIVNADDALTMPVRGADERCISFGVDVGDYHLNRQQGETWLRVKGEKVLNVKEMKISGQHNYSNALAALALADAAGLPRASSLQALTTFTGLAHRFQQVLEHNGVRWINDSKATNVGSTEAALNGLHLEGTLYLLLGGDGKSADFTPLSRYLTGDNIRLYCFGRDGAQLAALRPDVAVQTETMEQAMREIAPQVVPGDMVLLSPACASLDQFKSFEQRGDIFARLAKELG; encoded by the coding sequence ATGGCAGATTATCAGGGTAAAAAAGTCGTCATTATTGGGCTGGGTATGACCGGCCTGTCATGCGTGGACTTTTTCATGGCTCGTGGCGTCACGCCTCGGGTGATGGATACCCGCGTCGCGCCCGCTGGACTGGATAAACTGCCGGAAGCCGTTGAGCGCTATGTCGGTGGTCTGAACGATGACTGGCTGCTGACGGCCGATCTGATTGTCGCCAGCCCTGGTATTGCCCTGGCGCATCCTTCCCTGAGCGCGGCGGCTGATGCTGGTGTGGAAATTGTCGGCGATATTGAGCTGTTCTGCCGCGAAGCGCAGGCCCCGATTGTCGCTATCACCGGTTCTAACGGCAAAAGCACCGTAACTTCGCTGGTGGGTGATATGGCGAAAGCGGCGGGGCTGAACGTTGGCGTTGGGGGCAATATTGGCCTTCCGGCGCTGATGCTGCTGGATCCTGAACGCGAACTCTATGTTCTGGAACTCTCCAGCTTCCAGCTGGAAACAACCTCCAGCCTGCGCGCGGTCGCGGCGACCATTCTTAACGTCACCGAAGATCATATGGACCGGTACCCGCTGGGTCTTCAGCAGTATCGCGCTGCCAAACTGCGTATTTATGAAAATGCACAGGCCTGTATCGTCAATGCCGATGATGCCTTGACCATGCCGGTACGCGGCGCTGACGAGCGCTGCATCAGCTTCGGCGTTGACGTTGGCGACTATCACCTGAACCGCCAGCAGGGAGAAACCTGGCTGCGCGTCAAAGGCGAGAAAGTGCTTAACGTCAAAGAGATGAAGATTAGCGGCCAGCACAACTACAGTAACGCTCTGGCGGCGCTGGCGCTGGCGGATGCCGCAGGCCTGCCGCGCGCCAGCAGCCTGCAAGCGCTGACGACCTTTACCGGCCTGGCGCACCGTTTTCAGCAGGTGCTGGAGCATAACGGCGTGCGTTGGATCAATGATTCCAAGGCAACCAACGTTGGTAGCACCGAAGCCGCGCTCAACGGACTCCATCTTGAGGGGACGCTGTATCTGCTGCTGGGCGGCGATGGGAAATCGGCTGATTTCACACCGTTAAGTCGCTACCTGACCGGCGACAATATCCGTCTGTACTGCTTTGGCCGCGATGGTGCACAGCTGGCAGCGCTTCGACCGGATGTTGCAGTACAAACTGAAACCATGGAACAAGCGATGCGCGAGATAGCGCCACAGGTTGTTCCCGGCGATATGGTGCTGCTGTCGCCTGCATGTGCCAGCCTGGACCAGTTTAAGAGTTTTGAACAACGCGGCGATATCTTTGCTCGTCTGGCGAAGGAGCTAGGCTGA
- the mraZ gene encoding division/cell wall cluster transcriptional repressor MraZ, translated as MFRGATLVNLDSKGRLAVPTRYRDGLIEDASGQLVCTIDIHHPCLLLYPLPEWEIIEQKLSRLSSMNPTERRVQRLLLGHASECQMDNAGRLLIAPVLRQHAGLTKEVMLVGQFNKFELWDETTWYQRVKEDIDAEQSASGELSERLQDLSL; from the coding sequence ATGTTCCGAGGGGCAACGTTAGTCAATCTTGACAGCAAAGGCCGTCTGGCCGTACCGACGCGTTACCGCGACGGGCTGATCGAGGACGCTTCCGGTCAATTGGTTTGCACCATTGACATTCATCACCCATGCCTGCTGCTTTACCCCTTGCCCGAGTGGGAAATCATCGAGCAAAAATTGTCGCGTTTATCGAGCATGAATCCCACTGAGCGGCGCGTGCAGCGTTTGCTTCTGGGGCATGCCAGCGAATGTCAGATGGATAATGCCGGGCGACTATTGATTGCCCCGGTGCTGCGGCAACATGCCGGGCTGACAAAAGAAGTGATGCTGGTCGGGCAGTTCAATAAATTTGAGCTGTGGGATGAAACGACCTGGTATCAACGGGTCAAGGAAGATATCGACGCTGAGCAGTCCGCATCCGGGGAACTGTCGGAGCGCCTGCAGGACTTGTCTTTGTAA
- the mraY gene encoding phospho-N-acetylmuramoyl-pentapeptide-transferase: MLVWLAEHLVKYYSGFNVFSYLTFRAIVSLLTALFISLWMGPRMIARLQKLSFGQVVRNDGPESHFSKRGTPTMGGIMILTAIVVSVLLWAYPSNPYVWCVLTVLIGYGIIGFVDDYRKVVRKDTKGLIARWKYFWMSVIALGVAFALYMAGKDTPATQLVVPFFKDVMPQLGLFYILLAYFVIVGTGNAVNLTDGLDGLAIMPTVFVAAGFALVAWASGNMNFASYLHIPYLRHAGELVIVCTAIVGAGLGFLWFNTYPAQVFMGDVGSLALGGALGIIAVLLRQEFLLVIMGGVFVVETLSVILQVGSFKLRGQRIFRMAPIHHHYELKGWPEPRVIVRFWIISLMLVLIGLATLKVR; encoded by the coding sequence ATGTTAGTATGGCTGGCCGAACATTTGGTCAAATATTATTCAGGCTTTAACGTCTTTTCCTACCTGACGTTTCGCGCCATTGTCAGCCTGCTGACCGCGCTGTTCATCTCTCTGTGGATGGGACCGCGCATGATCGCCCGTCTGCAAAAACTCTCTTTCGGCCAGGTTGTGCGCAACGATGGCCCGGAGTCACACTTTAGCAAGCGCGGTACTCCGACGATGGGCGGGATCATGATCCTGACCGCTATTGTTGTCTCCGTACTGCTGTGGGCCTATCCGTCCAACCCTTACGTCTGGTGCGTGCTGACCGTATTGATTGGCTACGGCATCATCGGCTTCGTTGACGACTACCGCAAAGTGGTGCGCAAGGATACCAAAGGCCTTATCGCCCGCTGGAAATACTTCTGGATGTCAGTGATTGCACTTGGCGTCGCCTTTGCGCTGTATATGGCGGGCAAAGATACGCCAGCGACTCAACTGGTGGTCCCATTCTTTAAAGACGTGATGCCGCAGTTGGGCCTGTTCTATATCCTGCTGGCCTATTTTGTCATCGTTGGTACGGGTAATGCGGTCAACCTGACCGATGGCCTTGATGGTCTGGCGATTATGCCGACCGTGTTTGTGGCGGCGGGCTTTGCGCTGGTGGCCTGGGCTAGCGGTAACATGAATTTTGCCAGCTATCTGCACATTCCTTATCTACGTCATGCGGGTGAATTGGTGATCGTCTGTACGGCGATTGTCGGTGCGGGTCTGGGCTTCTTGTGGTTTAACACTTACCCGGCACAGGTCTTTATGGGGGATGTTGGCTCGCTGGCCCTCGGCGGCGCGCTGGGCATCATCGCCGTGCTGCTGCGCCAGGAGTTCCTGCTGGTGATTATGGGCGGCGTTTTCGTCGTAGAAACGTTATCGGTGATTTTGCAGGTCGGCTCCTTCAAGCTGCGCGGACAGCGCATCTTCCGTATGGCGCCGATTCACCATCACTATGAATTGAAAGGCTGGCCAGAACCGCGCGTTATCGTGCGCTTCTGGATTATTTCGCTGATGCTGGTGCTGATTGGCCTGGCGACGCTGAAGGTACGTTAA
- the rsmH gene encoding 16S rRNA (cytosine(1402)-N(4))-methyltransferase RsmH — translation MMENFKHTTVLLDEAVNGLNIRPDGIYIDGTFGRGGHSRLILSQLGAEGRLLAIDRDPQAIAVAKTIDDPRFSIIHGPFSALADYVSERELTGKIDGILLDLGVSSPQLDDAERGFSFMRDGPLDMRMDPTRGQSAAEWLQTADEADIAWVIKTFGEERFGKRIARAIVERNRVEPMTRTKELAEVVTAATPVKDKFKHPATRTFQAVRIWVNSELEEIEQALKSSLSVLAPGGRLSIISFHSLEDRIVKRFMREQSRGPQVPAGLPMTEEQLKKLGGRELRALGKLMPGEEEVAENPRARSSVLRIAERTNA, via the coding sequence ATGATGGAAAATTTTAAACATACTACGGTACTTCTGGATGAAGCCGTCAACGGCCTGAATATTCGTCCGGATGGTATCTACATTGATGGAACCTTTGGTCGCGGTGGTCACTCGCGTCTGATTCTCTCCCAACTGGGAGCGGAGGGACGTCTGCTGGCAATCGATCGCGATCCACAGGCTATCGCCGTTGCGAAGACCATCGATGATCCGCGCTTCTCCATCATTCATGGTCCTTTCTCTGCGCTTGCTGATTATGTTAGCGAGCGCGAACTTACTGGCAAGATCGATGGGATTCTGCTCGATCTTGGAGTTTCCTCTCCGCAGCTTGATGATGCTGAACGCGGTTTTTCGTTTATGCGCGATGGCCCGCTGGATATGCGCATGGATCCAACTCGCGGTCAATCTGCCGCCGAGTGGCTACAAACTGCCGATGAAGCCGATATTGCCTGGGTGATTAAAACCTTTGGCGAGGAGCGTTTTGGTAAACGTATTGCCCGCGCCATTGTTGAGCGCAACCGTGTGGAGCCGATGACGCGAACTAAAGAGTTGGCGGAAGTTGTGACGGCCGCCACCCCGGTAAAGGACAAATTCAAACATCCCGCGACCCGTACCTTCCAGGCGGTGCGCATTTGGGTGAACAGTGAACTGGAGGAGATAGAGCAGGCGCTAAAAAGCTCGCTCAGCGTGCTGGCTCCGGGTGGGCGGCTCTCAATCATCAGTTTCCATTCGCTGGAAGACCGTATTGTGAAGCGCTTTATGCGTGAACAAAGCCGCGGTCCGCAGGTTCCGGCTGGATTACCGATGACCGAAGAGCAGCTCAAAAAACTGGGCGGCCGTGAGTTAAGAGCACTAGGCAAGTTGATGCCGGGTGAAGAAGAGGTAGCTGAAAATCCTCGTGCCCGTAGTTCAGTTCTGCGTATTGCAGAGAGGACGAACGCATGA
- the murE gene encoding UDP-N-acetylmuramoyl-L-alanyl-D-glutamate--2,6-diaminopimelate ligase has translation MADRNLRDLLAPWVPNAPERILREMTLDSRVAASGDLFIAVLGHQADGRRYIPQAIAQGVAAIIAEAKDEADDGEIREMHGVPVIYLSQLNERLSALAGRFYHQPSEQLRLVGVTGTNGKTTTTQLLAQWAQLLGETSAVMGTVGNGLLENVIPTENTTGSAVDVQHVLSGLAGQGATFAAMEVSSHGLVQHRVAALKFSASVFTNLSRDHLDYHGDMEHYEAAKWLLYSTHHCGQAIVNADDEVGRRWLAKLPDAVAVSMENHINPNCRGRWLNATAVNYHDSGATIQFESNWGNGEIESRLMGAFNVSNLLLALATLLALGYPLAELLKTASRLQPVCGRMEVFSAPGKPTVVVDYAHTPDALEKALQAARLHCNGKLWCVFGCGGDRDKGKRPLMGAIAEEFADIVVVTDDNPRTEEPRAIINDILAGMLDAGRAKAVEGRAEAVTNAVMQAKENDVVLVAGKGHEDYQVVGNRRLDYSDRLTVARLLGAVA, from the coding sequence GTGGCAGATCGTAATTTGCGCGACCTTCTCGCTCCGTGGGTGCCAAATGCGCCGGAGCGAATTCTGCGGGAAATGACGCTGGACAGCCGGGTGGCTGCTTCTGGCGATCTTTTTATCGCGGTTTTGGGTCATCAGGCGGACGGGCGTCGTTATATCCCGCAGGCGATAGCGCAAGGTGTTGCTGCCATTATTGCTGAGGCCAAAGATGAGGCTGATGACGGCGAAATCCGTGAGATGCACGGCGTGCCGGTCATTTACCTGAGCCAACTCAATGAGCGCTTATCCGCGCTGGCCGGGCGTTTTTACCATCAGCCTTCGGAACAGCTGCGCCTGGTTGGCGTTACCGGGACGAACGGCAAGACAACCACCACTCAACTGTTGGCGCAATGGGCGCAACTGCTTGGCGAAACCAGTGCGGTGATGGGTACGGTAGGCAATGGTCTGCTGGAGAACGTGATCCCAACAGAAAATACTACCGGTTCTGCGGTGGATGTGCAGCACGTACTCTCCGGCCTGGCAGGACAGGGGGCGACGTTTGCCGCGATGGAGGTTTCCTCCCATGGCCTGGTGCAGCATCGCGTTGCCGCGCTGAAGTTTTCCGCATCGGTCTTTACTAATCTGAGCCGCGATCACCTCGATTACCATGGCGACATGGAGCATTACGAAGCGGCGAAATGGCTGCTCTATTCAACACATCATTGCGGCCAGGCGATCGTCAACGCTGACGATGAAGTGGGCCGCCGCTGGCTGGCGAAGCTGCCGGATGCGGTTGCTGTTTCAATGGAAAACCATATTAATCCGAACTGCCGGGGCCGCTGGCTCAATGCAACCGCTGTGAATTATCACGATAGCGGCGCAACCATTCAGTTTGAATCCAACTGGGGCAACGGTGAGATCGAAAGCCGCCTGATGGGCGCGTTTAACGTCAGTAATCTGCTGTTGGCGCTGGCAACGCTGCTGGCGTTGGGGTATCCGCTGGCTGAACTGTTAAAAACCGCTTCTCGTCTGCAACCGGTTTGCGGGCGAATGGAGGTGTTCAGCGCGCCGGGTAAACCGACCGTCGTGGTTGATTACGCCCACACGCCTGATGCCCTGGAAAAAGCGCTGCAGGCGGCGCGTCTGCATTGTAACGGCAAGCTGTGGTGTGTGTTTGGCTGCGGCGGAGACCGCGACAAAGGCAAGCGTCCTCTGATGGGGGCCATCGCCGAAGAATTTGCCGATATCGTGGTTGTCACCGATGACAATCCTCGCACCGAAGAGCCGCGGGCGATTATTAACGATATCCTGGCCGGTATGCTCGATGCGGGTCGTGCCAAAGCGGTGGAAGGCCGTGCGGAAGCGGTCACCAACGCGGTAATGCAGGCAAAAGAAAACGATGTGGTGTTGGTGGCAGGTAAAGGCCATGAGGACTACCAGGTCGTCGGCAATCGCCGACTGGATTACTCTGACCGCCTCACCGTGGCGCGTCTGCTGGGAGCGGTAGCATGA